ATCGTTCTCGGTGTGAGCGTCGACCAAGTTGACTACCTTCTGAACGTACTCTAGATTGTACCTTAGAGAGTATGCGCAAACTGCCCGAAGTCATTCCCATTACCGACCTTCGACAAGACGCCGCAGATGTGCTGAAGCGATTGCGGAAGAGCGAGGCGCCCCTGGTCATCACTCAGCGGGGTAGAGCCGCCGCGGTTTTGCTGAGCATCGAAGAATACGAAAGAGCTCGACGTGAG
Above is a genomic segment from Vicinamibacteria bacterium containing:
- a CDS encoding type II toxin-antitoxin system Phd/YefM family antitoxin; the protein is MRKLPEVIPITDLRQDAADVLKRLRKSEAPLVITQRGRAAAVLLSIEEYERARRE